The following proteins are encoded in a genomic region of Gammaproteobacteria bacterium:
- a CDS encoding TRAP transporter small permease subunit, whose protein sequence is MFAGWLTAVLVLVVVFDVVTRYVFNFSIVAMQEGEWHVYSLIFLLGAGWALKEDRHVRVDIFYTNQSPRVKAWINIIGTLIFLLPFSALAFFSSVPYFEASLRTHEGSPDPGGLPGRWVLKGAILLGFLLLFLQGIAELIKAARFLAGKNPEYAEKVG, encoded by the coding sequence ATGTTCGCGGGATGGCTTACGGCGGTGCTTGTTCTCGTAGTGGTCTTTGACGTCGTGACACGCTACGTCTTCAACTTCTCAATCGTTGCGATGCAGGAAGGCGAGTGGCATGTCTACTCACTCATCTTCCTGCTCGGGGCAGGATGGGCGCTCAAAGAGGATCGCCACGTCCGTGTCGACATTTTCTACACGAACCAGTCTCCAAGAGTCAAAGCTTGGATCAACATCATAGGGACCCTCATTTTCCTGCTTCCGTTCTCTGCCCTTGCGTTCTTCTCCTCGGTTCCCTACTTCGAAGCCTCACTGAGAACGCACGAGGGCTCACCGGATCCGGGCGGTCTTCCGGGCCGGTGGGTGCTCAAGGGCGCGATCCTGCTCGGGTTCTTGCTTCTGTTCCTGCAGGGAATCGCCGAGTTGATCAAAGCTGCGCGCTTTCTGGCGGGGAAGAACCCCGAATACGCGGAGAAGGTCGGATGA